TGGGCTTGACCTTAAGGCCTGAGTTGAGGGATAACGAGTTATCAAAGTTTTGCATGACCCTTGGCTAATCTCTTATCTCTGTGTGCTTCAATTCTCTATCTATAGAATGAAGGATAatactttctttgctttcttacaTTGTAAACTCCTACTATGGTTACTATACGTGAAGCCAGTAGGACCAGTAGTATAGTGATGACTTTGGTACTATTACAGTAATACATTCTACATTATTATTAAGGCAATTCCATAAAGATGTAATGTTAGCtgtaaaaatatacatgtatatattattaatatataaaagtataaacaaaaaaatggacTTTCACCTTCTGTGCTGGAGTCCGATGTTGTTTCACCCTAAATGCTGCCCTACACACAGCGAGAATTAAGTAGTCAACAGCACATCCAGTTTCAGTCTGAACAGTATAGACCATTAAGAGTCCCTTTGGACAGATCCACTGAAAATCCATCTCATGTACCTGATGTTTGATTTGGTCTTTAACTTTCAGTAGTCCTTATGAGAGCCAAGGAATTTATATGGAATGTTTCAGCCAGGTAAGTTTCATGTACATCCTCCCATCACCACCCTCcatttctcccctccccacttCCTAAGGTGTGAGCCAGGGCCTTCCAGGTCTTGCGAATGTGACAGACAGGACTGCTGAAGACAGGACTGCAGTGGCTCTCTCAGGTCAGCTGTTGTTGATCTGGACTGCTGACTAACTTGTCCATCGATTTAATTTTTGCTcgtttaaaacactgaaaagccCATTATGAAattgctggggaaaaaataaaaggaaagaaatagcCATCAGTGAGAGATTTAGTAGTCTAATGTCTCatgcaaaatagaaaatattatttatgaaatatgGGTGAAATTTGGGGCAATGTTTATTATTTGGGAATTTCAGCTAAAAAggttaagaggaaaaagaaaaaaaaccaaaacaaaacaaaagcaagaaggcTTCTAATGTAAGATtgtcttccatttctttttttgtcccaTGTTTTGCCCATGTTAACTGGTGAAAAATCAAGTTCAGTCCTCTCATCATTTCAAATGTGAGAAAAAGAGAGGCTGCTGTGCTCATCCCAGTTTCCAACCACCTGTTGAAATTCAGGCTTAAGGGCCCATCCTGTTTGCATCTGCAAATAGCTTTATCCATATGTACAACTCCATTGAGATTGGTAAGATTACTCATGTGAGTCAAGTTACCCAGGCATGTAAATATTTGCTGAATTAGGACTAAAACTGGAAGGGAATGTAAACGTAGGTGGTAAATCTTACTTAAGATAAAGGAGCTGAGCACCCACAATGACAACTGGGGTTAAGAGAGTTAGTTCAGGTGCCTGTCACCCCTTACTCCCCAGTCAAGCTTTATAGGTTTCTAAACAGCTTTATAAAGCAGAATTATCTTTAGCTAAACGTCCACAAAATGTATTATGAATTAGTAAGTACACTGTTTTGCCTTGCCAGTGACTTTCGTTGGAAGAATTCGGCTCCTTGTGGATAAGGagataacactgaaaatatcttttgtcTAGATACACTATGGGAAAATAATTCCAGTATAAGTGCACATGTACTGTGCAGCTAGTGCAGTCACAGGCAAAATGCATTATATGCAGTtagagaaaatgtaaatgcttttttcagACAGTCTCCACATTACAGATACTGAACTGGAGGAACGGAGgttaaatttacttttcttaGGAACTGAAGTAAGCCATTCAGAATCAATTCAAAGTCTCCGGGCCTAAATTCCACTGTCCCTGTCATTCAGTCTCTGCATGCCAAATGAATTGATCTGATTGCCTATCTTTTTAGGTTTATGCTTACACTGATGAGGGAATCTCATTTAATCTGTCTCTTTCTGAATTGACTGCAGTGATGAGACATGGCATTCAGCAGTAAAGCATCCTTGTCATGCCCCTCTTTCGACTTGCAGCTCCATTCTGCCACTCACTATGCAACCCATCTGAGATTAAACTTAAGATATGGTAATCTTTTTTCAGCCTCACAAACTTGCCAGTTTACCATCCCATATGCACATTCCACGTGTTTACAGGCCAGCACTATGGGGTGGAATGGTACCTCTTTGCATGGCTGTTTTGGGAGTGGTGTGGGCTCTTTTCACCAAGGCAATTTATGCATTGACAAGATTCTTGGTAtagagtttttaaaagcttgacTTTAGTCTCCTTTTCACTATTAACTGCTTCATAAATTGAAACATCTGGGTCCACAGAGAGCAGGTTCTGCCATCATGTATTTATGATGCTGTCATGCCTGGGGCtacaacattattttaatacataatgAGTTTAGAAGATGCAAAACTACCAACTGCATGTTTTATTCATTCTCAATTGCAAGAGCGCCTCGGTTTCCTTTTGATGCCTACTCTATTTGCATATGCTACCTGTGCTCTTCTGCAGCCACTTAGTATTTGAATGTATATGCCCTCATCAGCTATAAAGCATTAATGTTTTGCACTTGTATAGCCTTTCATCTAAGGAGCTCAAAGTCTTGCTGACAATGATGAAGAATTACAGTCCTCTTTGAAGTGGGTAAATGCTACTACCTTCATGTTACTGAGGGGCAGAGTGAGGTGACTTCACCCTGCATCCGACACAAGAGCCGGAGCATCTTCTCTAGCTACTGCTTTGTGCAGCCTTTATGCTCATCGCCAGCTTTGCTGGCTATCTTAAGCACTTGTAGGGCAGTAGTTTGCCCTGTTTAGCAGATCCGGTTGTTTTGTACCAGAAAGGGAAGGCGTTAGCGCCGGGAGCGGTGGCCGGGGAGGGGAATAACGGGGCGCTGCGGGGAGCAACAGCCGCGCGCCCCACCGTGCGTCTGTCTGAAGCCCTGCGCTCAGAGCAAGCGGAGGGAGGCCGGGTGAAACCACGCCCCTGGCTCGGCTTGCTTCGCCAAGTGCCTCTTAAACTGCTCCGAAACGAAGGTGTGAATTAGAACACGTGCTCGTTGCGGGGAGCGGGACGCCTCGCAGGACGCGAGGCCCCGACACGCGTGTGTTACCTGGGCCAGGCTCCAGTGGCGCTCAGGGGAAGGGCACCCTGGAGTGGAGCGGCACGCAGCGCCGGTGTGAGCAGCCGGGCCGGTGGAGCTTCCTGCGCAGGGCCAGGTTGGCTGCGgagagaggcagggagggaaggaacgAAGGCAGAGCGTGAGGGGAGGTCGCCAGCAACTTGCTCCGGTGGTCGCGGTGCGGGGGGCAGCGGCCTTACCCTAATCGGAACAGTGCCCATCCCGCTCCTCCCGTGGCGACAGTGCTTCCCGGCGGCAGGTTTGCAACAGTTGCCTGCCTTGAGCCCCCGTTTATCCCAGCCCACACCAGTTTCCAGACTCCCCAGGTACTCAGATACATCTCTCCATCGCCCCACTGTGAGTAGAGAGATGCCGCGCACAgaccaaagcagcaaaaaacGCATGGCAGCGGAAGCCAAGCGGAAACAAACTCGCCCCGGAGGGCAGGAACCGCGTGTTGGATGCGGTTAGAGACACGCCGGAGGTGCCCACGGCAGGCATGAACCCCACTATGCCCCCCCTAGCCCATGCGGCCCCGCTGGTGCCCCTTACCTGTCCGCTGTCCGTCGGCAGGCAGGAGGCTCGCCAGGAGGAAAAACACGATACACAGGAGCAGCCGGAGTCTCATGCCTGCGGAGGCACGTTCGGAGGCTCTGTGTGTGCGTATACGTACAGGCGGAGAAGCGTGTGGGACGGCGGGGGCAGCCCTTTGCCCGGCTGACCACACAGGCCGTGGCGGGCTAGGAGCCGGGCGGCAGCGGCTCTTCCAGCGACGTTAATGGTCGGGCAAGAGCAAGGCTTCTGCTCTGCACCTCGGCCAGTGCCTCCCTCTCtgcccttcttcctttcctctctt
The window above is part of the Strigops habroptila isolate Jane chromosome 7, bStrHab1.2.pri, whole genome shotgun sequence genome. Proteins encoded here:
- the APELA gene encoding apelin receptor early endogenous ligand, yielding MRLRLLLCIVFFLLASLLPADGQRTANLALRRKLHRPGCSHRRCVPLHSRVPFP